One window of Fusobacterium polymorphum genomic DNA carries:
- the putP gene encoding sodium/proline symporter PutP, giving the protein MASYEIFITFGIYLVFLMAIGVYFYSKTTTHESYVLGDRGVGYWVTAMSAQASDMSGWLLLGLPGAVYMSGLTEIWVVIGLALGTYLNWKFVAPALRIQTEKYNSLTIPSFISQKLNDDKGYIRTFSAIVILFFFTIYSASGLVASGKLFDSLLGIDYKWGVLIGGGTIIVYTFLGGYLATCWTDFFQGCLMFFAIIVVPVVAYFNGGGIDGISTAMEAKNISLNIFKYAKVLSLPVIISGLGWGLGYFGQPHIIVRFMSIDSADELWKSRLIAMIWVFISLLGAIAVGITGIGVFTDVSQMGGDAEKVFIFLIHKLFNPWMAGILFAAILSAIMSTISSQLLVSSNTLTEDFYKYIVKRKKSHKEMIWVGRICVIVIFAIASVLAMNPSSKVLELVSYAWAGFGGVFSPVILFTLYKKNLHWKTVLTSMIIATITVIAWKTSGLGSIIYEIVPSFVINCISIYLLEKFRVFEDKKVKVLVK; this is encoded by the coding sequence ATGGCAAGTTATGAAATTTTTATTACATTTGGAATTTATTTAGTATTTTTAATGGCAATAGGGGTGTATTTTTATTCCAAAACCACCACTCACGAATCTTATGTTTTAGGTGATAGAGGTGTTGGGTATTGGGTAACAGCAATGTCTGCACAAGCAAGTGATATGAGTGGTTGGCTACTTTTAGGACTACCAGGTGCAGTATATATGAGTGGACTTACAGAAATATGGGTAGTTATTGGTTTAGCACTAGGAACTTATCTTAACTGGAAATTTGTTGCACCAGCTTTAAGAATACAAACTGAAAAATATAATTCTCTTACTATACCTTCATTTATTTCACAAAAATTAAATGATGATAAAGGATATATAAGAACATTCTCTGCAATAGTAATTTTATTTTTCTTCACTATTTATTCAGCTTCAGGGCTAGTTGCGAGTGGGAAACTATTTGATTCATTACTTGGGATTGACTATAAATGGGGAGTTTTAATAGGTGGAGGAACAATAATTGTCTATACATTCTTAGGTGGATATTTAGCAACTTGTTGGACTGACTTTTTCCAGGGATGCTTGATGTTTTTTGCAATAATTGTTGTACCAGTAGTAGCATATTTTAATGGTGGTGGAATAGATGGAATCAGTACTGCAATGGAAGCAAAAAATATTTCTTTAAATATTTTTAAATATGCTAAAGTTTTAAGTCTACCAGTTATTATATCAGGTTTAGGTTGGGGACTTGGGTATTTTGGGCAGCCTCATATAATTGTTAGATTTATGAGTATTGACAGTGCTGATGAATTATGGAAATCAAGACTTATAGCTATGATTTGGGTATTTATCTCTCTTTTAGGAGCAATAGCAGTTGGTATTACAGGAATAGGAGTTTTCACAGATGTTTCTCAAATGGGTGGAGATGCTGAAAAGGTATTTATATTTTTAATTCATAAGTTATTCAATCCTTGGATGGCAGGAATATTATTTGCAGCAATTTTATCTGCAATAATGTCAACAATATCTTCTCAACTTTTAGTATCATCAAATACTTTAACAGAAGATTTCTATAAATATATAGTTAAAAGAAAAAAATCTCATAAAGAAATGATTTGGGTAGGAAGAATTTGTGTTATTGTTATCTTTGCAATAGCAAGTGTTTTGGCAATGAACCCAAGTTCTAAGGTATTGGAATTAGTTTCTTATGCTTGGGCAGGTTTTGGAGGAGTGTTCTCACCAGTTATTCTATTTACATTGTATAAGAAGAATTTACATTGGAAAACTGTTTTAACATCTATGATAATAGCTACAATAACTGTTATAGCTTGGAAAACAAGCGGTTTAGGAAGTATAATTTATGAAATAGTGCCATCATTTGTAATTAACTGTATTTCTATATATTTATTAGAAAAATTTAGAGTGTTTGAAGATAAGAAAGTGAAAGTATTAGTGAAATAA
- a CDS encoding ribonucleoside-diphosphate reductase subunit alpha, producing MAMERRKVINRDNIVEDLNIEKIREKLLRACEGLEVNMVELESNIDSIYEENITTQKIQASLINTAVAMTTFEESDWSYVAGRLLMMEAEREVYHSRGFSYGDFSKTIRKMVELGLYDERLLSYTEEELNQIAQLIDVNRDMVYDYAGANMFVNRYLIKYDGKTYELPQETFMAISMMLALNEKAGETRVEIVKEFYNALSLRKLSLATPILANLRIPHGNLSSCFITAIDDNIESIFYNIDSIARISKNGGGVGVNVSRIRAKGSMVNGYYNASGGVVPWIRIINDTAVAVNQQGRRAGAVTVALDTWHLDIETFLELQTENGDQRGKAYDIYPQVVCSNLFMKRVKNNETWTLLDPYEIRKKYGIELCELYGYEFENLYEKIENDPNIKLKKVLSAKELFKSIMKTQLETGMPYIFFKDRANEVNHNSHMGMIGNGNLCMESFSNFKPTINFVEEEEGNTSIRRSEMGEIHTCNLISINLAELTSEELEKHVALAVRALDNTIDLTVTPLKESNKHNLLYRTIGVGAMGLADYLAREYMIYEESINEINELFERIALYSIKASALLAKDRGAYKAFKGSKWDQGIFYGKKREWYDTNSKFKDEWNEAFYLVETNGLRNGELTAIAPNTSTSLLMGSTASVTPTFSRFFIEKNQRGAIPRTVKHLKDRAWFYPEFKNVNPISYVKIMAKIGSWVTQGVSMEMVFDLNKDIKAKDIYDTLITAWEEGCKSVYYIRTIQKNTNNISDKEECESCSG from the coding sequence ATGGCTATGGAGAGAAGAAAAGTTATCAATAGAGATAATATAGTTGAAGACTTAAATATTGAAAAGATAAGAGAGAAACTTTTAAGAGCTTGTGAAGGCTTAGAAGTGAATATGGTTGAACTTGAAAGTAACATTGATTCAATCTATGAAGAAAATATTACAACTCAAAAAATACAAGCTTCTTTAATAAATACAGCAGTGGCTATGACAACATTTGAAGAAAGTGACTGGTCTTATGTTGCAGGAAGATTACTTATGATGGAAGCTGAAAGAGAAGTTTACCATTCAAGAGGATTTTCTTATGGAGATTTTTCTAAAACTATAAGAAAAATGGTAGAACTTGGACTTTATGATGAAAGATTGCTTTCATATACAGAAGAAGAATTAAATCAAATTGCACAGTTAATTGATGTAAATAGAGATATGGTTTATGATTATGCTGGTGCAAATATGTTTGTTAATAGATATTTAATCAAATATGATGGGAAAACTTATGAATTACCACAAGAAACATTTATGGCTATATCTATGATGTTAGCATTAAATGAAAAGGCAGGAGAAACAAGAGTAGAAATTGTAAAAGAGTTCTATAATGCATTATCTCTTAGAAAATTATCATTAGCAACACCGATACTTGCTAATTTAAGAATACCTCATGGAAATTTATCATCTTGCTTTATAACTGCAATAGATGACAATATAGAATCTATTTTTTATAATATTGATTCAATAGCAAGAATAAGTAAAAATGGTGGTGGAGTAGGAGTAAATGTCTCAAGAATAAGAGCAAAAGGCTCTATGGTAAATGGATATTACAATGCAAGTGGTGGAGTTGTTCCTTGGATAAGAATAATAAATGACACAGCTGTTGCAGTAAATCAACAAGGTAGAAGAGCAGGAGCAGTAACAGTTGCACTTGATACTTGGCATTTGGATATAGAAACTTTCTTAGAACTTCAAACAGAAAATGGAGACCAAAGAGGAAAGGCTTATGACATTTATCCACAAGTTGTATGTTCAAACTTATTTATGAAAAGAGTAAAAAATAATGAGACTTGGACTTTACTTGATCCATATGAAATAAGAAAAAAATATGGAATTGAACTTTGTGAGCTTTATGGCTATGAATTTGAAAATCTATATGAAAAGATAGAGAATGATCCTAACATAAAGTTAAAAAAGGTTTTAAGTGCCAAAGAGCTATTTAAAAGCATAATGAAAACTCAACTAGAAACAGGTATGCCATATATCTTCTTTAAAGATAGAGCAAACGAAGTAAATCACAATTCACATATGGGAATGATAGGGAATGGAAATCTATGTATGGAAAGTTTTTCAAACTTCAAGCCAACTATAAATTTTGTTGAAGAAGAAGAAGGAAACACTTCTATAAGAAGAAGTGAAATGGGAGAAATCCACACTTGTAATTTGATTTCTATAAACTTAGCAGAACTTACTTCTGAGGAATTAGAAAAACATGTTGCCTTAGCTGTAAGAGCTTTAGATAATACAATAGATTTAACGGTAACACCATTAAAAGAATCAAATAAACATAATTTACTATATAGAACAATAGGTGTAGGAGCTATGGGACTTGCTGACTATTTAGCAAGAGAATACATGATCTATGAAGAGTCTATCAATGAAATTAATGAGTTATTTGAAAGAATAGCCCTTTATTCAATAAAGGCTTCTGCATTATTAGCAAAAGATAGAGGAGCATATAAGGCTTTTAAAGGTTCTAAATGGGATCAAGGAATATTCTATGGTAAGAAAAGAGAATGGTATGACACTAACTCTAAATTTAAAGATGAATGGAATGAAGCCTTTTATTTAGTTGAAACTAATGGATTAAGAAATGGAGAGCTAACAGCAATAGCACCTAATACATCAACATCATTACTAATGGGTTCAACTGCATCTGTAACTCCAACATTTTCAAGATTTTTTATTGAAAAGAATCAAAGAGGAGCAATACCTAGAACAGTTAAACATTTAAAAGATAGAGCTTGGTTCTATCCTGAATTTAAAAACGTAAATCCTATTAGCTATGTAAAAATAATGGCAAAAATAGGTTCTTGGGTAACACAAGGTGTATCTATGGAAATGGTGTTTGACTTAAATAAAGATATTAAAGCTAAAGATATATATGACACTTTAATAACTGCTTGGGAAGAAGGATGTAAGAGTGTCTACTATATAAGAACAATACAAAAGAATACAAATAATATCTCAGATAAAGAGGAGTGTGAAAGCTGTAGTGGATAG
- a CDS encoding glutaredoxin family protein — protein MIKVYGKENCSKCTSLKGILTDRNIEFEYIEDMKTLMIVASKARIMSAPVIEYNDNVYTMEAFLKVI, from the coding sequence ATGATAAAAGTTTATGGAAAAGAAAACTGTAGTAAATGTACATCTTTGAAAGGAATATTAACAGATAGAAATATTGAATTTGAATATATTGAAGATATGAAGACACTTATGATAGTAGCAAGTAAAGCAAGAATAATGAGTGCACCAGTAATAGAATACAATGATAATGTATATACAATGGAAGCCTTTTTAAAGGTGATTTAA
- a CDS encoding helix-turn-helix transcriptional regulator, with translation MKDNRLFRILYYILEKEKVTANELADKFEVSVRTIYRDIDSISSVGVPIFTTQGKGGGIKIDNEFILNKSLFDKNEKEQIIAALQGLEKTNEAYKSELITKLSALFKIKNSNWIEIDFTSWGSNNTYQDLFNALKTTIINKNIISFSYNSSKGEKINRKVKPIRLLFKEQDWYLYGFCLLRNDFRYFKLSRMKDLEVLAMNYEDNFENIVLKREIKYENTVNIKLKFNKSVAFRVYDEFKAIEEDEKGNLYVEIKIPNNYKLYNYIFSFGNNVEILEPKEIRNQFKNIIDELAKKYI, from the coding sequence ATGAAAGATAATAGATTATTTAGGATACTATATTATATTTTAGAAAAAGAAAAAGTTACAGCAAATGAGCTTGCAGATAAGTTTGAAGTATCAGTTAGGACAATATATAGAGATATTGATTCTATTAGTAGTGTAGGAGTTCCAATTTTTACTACCCAAGGAAAAGGTGGAGGCATAAAAATTGATAATGAATTTATCTTAAATAAGTCTTTATTTGATAAAAATGAAAAAGAACAAATAATTGCTGCACTTCAAGGCTTAGAAAAGACAAACGAAGCATATAAAAGTGAACTTATAACAAAATTGTCTGCTTTATTTAAAATAAAAAATTCTAATTGGATAGAAATTGATTTTACAAGTTGGGGAAGCAATAACACATATCAAGATTTGTTCAATGCTTTAAAAACTACAATTATAAATAAAAATATAATTTCCTTTTCATATAATAGTAGTAAAGGTGAGAAAATAAATCGTAAAGTAAAACCAATTAGACTTTTATTTAAAGAACAAGATTGGTATTTATATGGCTTTTGTTTACTGAGAAATGATTTTAGGTATTTTAAACTTTCTAGAATGAAAGATTTAGAAGTTTTAGCAATGAACTATGAAGATAATTTTGAAAACATAGTATTAAAAAGAGAGATTAAATATGAGAATACAGTAAATATAAAGCTAAAATTTAATAAAAGTGTTGCATTTAGAGTTTATGATGAATTTAAAGCTATTGAAGAAGATGAGAAGGGGAATTTATATGTGGAAATAAAAATTCCAAATAACTATAAACTATATAATTATATATTTTCTTTTGGGAATAATGTTGAAATATTAGAGCCTAAAGAAATTAGAAATCAATTTAAAAATATAATAGATGAGCTTGCTAAAAAATATATATAA
- a CDS encoding GNAT family N-acetyltransferase — MEKIILIKPDLSYADEITKYKEESLKESPLINGAAGLNNFSSIKDWLEELKKRSSEDTVPEGLVPSSTYLGVREKDNYIVGMIDIRHYLNEYLTQFGGNIGYSVRKTERNKGYAKQMLKLALEKCKELKMKKVLITCDEDNIASEKVILSANAKFEDIRCIDGENKKRFWIDL, encoded by the coding sequence ATGGAAAAAATTATTTTAATAAAACCTGACTTATCTTATGCAGATGAAATTACAAAATACAAGGAAGAATCCTTAAAAGAAAGCCCTCTTATAAATGGTGCAGCTGGTTTAAATAATTTTTCTTCTATTAAAGACTGGCTTGAAGAATTAAAAAAGAGAAGTAGTGAAGACACAGTCCCTGAAGGACTTGTTCCTTCATCAACATATTTAGGAGTAAGAGAAAAAGATAATTATATTGTTGGAATGATTGATATTAGACATTATTTAAACGAATATTTAACTCAGTTTGGTGGAAATATTGGATATAGTGTTAGAAAGACTGAAAGAAATAAAGGTTATGCCAAACAAATGTTAAAACTTGCCTTAGAAAAATGTAAGGAGTTAAAAATGAAAAAAGTCCTTATCACTTGTGATGAAGATAATATTGCTAGTGAAAAAGTAATTTTATCAGCCAATGCCAAATTTGAAGATATTAGATGTATTGATGGTGAAAATAAAAAAAGATTCTGGATTGATTTATAA
- a CDS encoding flavin reductase family protein has translation MRKNFSKKTVLLPLPVYIIGTYDENGKANAMNLAWGVQCGYHEVSLSIAREHKTMENILLKKAFTISLATKSTKDIADYFGIVSGNKVDKIEKSEVHIVKSENIDAPIIEEFPLTLECKVIDIQEELGDYRVVAEIINTLVDESVLNEKGEIDVDKLELITFDSLTNSYRILGEKVGQAFKDGAKIK, from the coding sequence ATGAGAAAAAATTTTAGTAAAAAGACAGTATTACTACCTTTACCAGTGTATATTATAGGAACTTATGATGAAAATGGAAAAGCTAATGCTATGAATTTAGCTTGGGGAGTACAATGTGGTTATCATGAAGTTTCATTGAGCATAGCAAGAGAACATAAAACTATGGAAAATATTTTATTAAAGAAAGCATTTACAATAAGTTTGGCAACTAAATCTACAAAAGATATTGCAGATTATTTTGGAATAGTGTCAGGAAATAAAGTTGATAAAATAGAAAAATCAGAAGTGCATATAGTAAAAAGTGAAAATATAGATGCTCCAATTATAGAAGAATTTCCATTAACACTTGAATGTAAAGTTATAGATATTCAAGAAGAATTAGGAGATTATAGAGTAGTTGCAGAAATAATAAATACATTGGTAGATGAAAGTGTCTTAAATGAAAAAGGTGAAATAGATGTAGATAAATTAGAGCTTATAACTTTTGATTCACTAACAAATTCATATCGTATACTTGGAGAGAAGGTTGGACAAGCATTTAAAGATGGAGCAAAAATAAAATAA
- a CDS encoding ribonucleotide-diphosphate reductase subunit beta: protein MDRKKLFNPEGDDTLNARRIIKGNSTNLFNLNNVRYQWANQLYRTMMANFWIPEKVDLTQDKNDYENLTVPEREAYDGILSFLIFLDSIQTNNIPNISDHVTAPEVNLLLAIQTFQEAIHSQSYQYIIESILPKQSRDLIYDKWRDDKVLFERNSFIAKIYQDFIDEQSDENFAKVIIANYLLESLYFYNGFNFFYLLASRNKMVGTSDIIRLINRDELSHVVLFRSMVKEIKNDFPNFFSAETIYSMFKTAVEQEIAWTEHIIGNRVLGITSQTTEAYTKWLANERLKSLGLEPLFSGFNKNPYKHLERFADTEGEGNVKSNFFEGTVTSYNMSSSIDGWEDF from the coding sequence GTGGATAGAAAGAAATTATTTAATCCAGAAGGTGACGATACATTAAATGCAAGAAGAATAATAAAAGGTAATTCAACTAACCTTTTTAACTTAAATAATGTTAGATACCAATGGGCTAATCAACTATATAGAACTATGATGGCAAATTTCTGGATACCAGAAAAAGTTGATTTAACACAGGATAAAAATGACTATGAAAATCTAACTGTACCTGAAAGAGAAGCCTATGATGGAATATTATCATTTTTAATCTTCTTGGATAGTATACAAACTAATAATATACCTAATATTTCAGATCATGTAACAGCACCAGAAGTGAATTTGTTACTTGCTATACAAACTTTTCAAGAAGCTATACACTCTCAATCTTATCAATATATAATAGAATCTATACTTCCAAAACAAAGTAGAGATTTAATCTATGATAAATGGAGAGATGATAAGGTATTATTTGAAAGAAATAGTTTTATTGCAAAGATATATCAAGATTTTATAGATGAGCAATCAGATGAAAATTTTGCTAAGGTTATAATAGCAAACTACTTACTAGAATCATTATATTTCTATAATGGTTTTAACTTCTTCTATTTGCTTGCAAGTAGAAATAAGATGGTAGGAACTTCTGATATTATTAGACTTATTAATAGAGATGAACTGTCACATGTTGTACTTTTTAGAAGTATGGTTAAAGAAATAAAAAATGATTTTCCTAATTTCTTCTCAGCTGAAACAATATATTCTATGTTTAAAACAGCTGTTGAACAAGAAATTGCTTGGACAGAACATATAATTGGAAACAGAGTATTGGGAATAACTTCTCAAACAACAGAAGCCTATACAAAATGGCTTGCAAATGAAAGATTGAAATCATTAGGTTTAGAACCTCTATTCTCTGGTTTCAATAAAAATCCATATAAACACTTGGAAAGATTTGCTGATACTGAAGGAGAAGGAAATGTTAAATCTAACTTCTTTGAAGGAACAGTTACTAGCTATAATATGAGTTCTTCTATTGATGGTTGGGAGGATTTTTAA
- a CDS encoding pyridoxamine 5'-phosphate oxidase family protein, protein MEAKKEFLRMINECEEIALATSIHDFPNVRIVNYYYDEKNNVMYFATYIGREKISEFWKNNNVSFTTIPMNRGKREHIRARGHVRESKKSILDLREEFSNKMADFAEIIDKYSNDLKVYEIKFSEVTVTLDSRYYEKVKI, encoded by the coding sequence ATGGAAGCAAAAAAAGAGTTTCTAAGAATGATAAATGAATGTGAAGAAATAGCCTTAGCAACAAGTATTCATGATTTTCCTAATGTTAGAATAGTGAATTATTATTATGATGAAAAAAATAATGTTATGTATTTTGCAACTTATATTGGTAGAGAAAAGATAAGTGAATTTTGGAAAAATAATAATGTTTCATTTACAACTATACCTATGAATAGAGGAAAAAGAGAACATATAAGAGCAAGAGGACATGTAAGAGAAAGTAAAAAATCTATACTGGATTTAAGAGAAGAATTTTCTAATAAAATGGCAGATTTTGCTGAAATTATAGATAAATATTCTAATGATTTAAAAGTATATGAAATTAAATTTTCTGAAGTTACTGTAACTCTTGATAGTAGATACTATGAAAAAGTAAAAATATAA
- a CDS encoding transporter substrate-binding domain-containing protein, which produces MKKILIVLLITIVSVISYANNDGVEKILKRGVLYVGTTSDYKPFTYIENGEHKGYDIEVAKLIAKELGVKVEFVPTTWKTLLDDLQAGKFDIAMGGITRTTKRQTICNMTNPYLVFGKCFLVRKGDKNKYNSLEAVNKPNVRVGVNIGGTNEALVNEYIAKATVIRYKNNLDVPVALEKGEVDVMITETPEAITYQKNNPKLEGALLDKTLTKSQMGYMIAKENQHLLNTVNFILSELELRGEIEKLQKEYLK; this is translated from the coding sequence ATGAAAAAAATATTGATTGTTTTACTTATCACTATAGTTTCAGTAATTAGTTATGCTAATAATGATGGTGTAGAAAAAATCTTAAAAAGGGGTGTCTTATATGTTGGAACAACATCAGATTACAAACCTTTCACTTATATTGAGAATGGTGAACATAAAGGTTATGATATTGAAGTTGCTAAACTAATTGCTAAAGAATTAGGTGTTAAAGTTGAATTTGTTCCTACAACTTGGAAAACTTTACTAGATGATCTACAAGCAGGTAAATTTGATATTGCTATGGGAGGAATTACAAGGACAACTAAAAGACAAACTATTTGCAATATGACAAATCCTTATTTAGTTTTTGGAAAATGTTTCCTAGTTAGAAAGGGAGATAAAAATAAATACAATTCTCTTGAAGCTGTTAATAAACCAAATGTAAGAGTAGGTGTAAATATTGGTGGAACAAATGAAGCATTAGTTAATGAATATATCGCCAAAGCTACTGTTATTCGTTACAAAAATAATTTAGATGTTCCTGTTGCTCTTGAAAAGGGTGAAGTAGATGTTATGATTACAGAAACTCCTGAAGCTATTACTTATCAAAAGAATAATCCTAAGCTAGAAGGAGCTTTACTAGATAAAACATTAACAAAAAGCCAAATGGGCTATATGATAGCTAAGGAAAATCAACATTTACTTAATACTGTGAACTTCATTCTTTCAGAATTAGAATTAAGAGGAGAAATAGAAAAATTACAAAAAGAATATTTGAAATAA
- a CDS encoding inorganic diphosphatase, translating to MLKDIGRYKYYLGKEVLVKVDRKLGEKHPNFDFIYPVNYGYIPNTLSEDNEEIDAYILGIFYPVDEFKGICKAIICRYDDNENKLIVVPKNKNYTIEQIDALLEFQERFFKHKIIIE from the coding sequence ATGTTAAAAGATATAGGAAGATATAAATATTATTTAGGAAAAGAAGTTTTAGTAAAAGTTGATAGAAAATTAGGAGAGAAACATCCAAACTTTGATTTTATATATCCAGTTAATTATGGCTATATTCCTAATACTTTAAGTGAAGATAATGAAGAAATAGATGCTTATATTTTAGGAATTTTTTATCCTGTTGATGAGTTTAAAGGAATTTGTAAAGCTATTATTTGTAGATATGATGATAATGAAAATAAATTAATTGTAGTTCCAAAAAATAAAAATTATACAATAGAGCAAATAGATGCTTTATTAGAATTTCAAGAAAGATTTTTTAAACATAAAATAATTATAGAATAG
- a CDS encoding FAD-dependent oxidoreductase yields MKKIYDLSLIERNDVAENTIELIFTKPSDYEFKIGQYTFLNIGEEPQDKTFARALSIASHPDEELLRFVMRTSESEFKQRCLVMEKGDSATVTKATGSFGFKFSDKEIVFLISGIGIAPIIPMLMELEKINYQGKVSLFYSNRTLAKTTYHERLQDFNIKNYNYNPVFTGIQPRINIDLLKEKLDDIYDAHYYIIGTSEFIKTMKTLLEENHIDKKNYLVDNFG; encoded by the coding sequence ATGAAAAAGATATATGATTTAAGTTTAATTGAAAGAAATGATGTAGCAGAAAATACAATTGAATTAATTTTCACTAAACCAAGTGATTATGAGTTTAAAATAGGACAATATACATTTTTAAATATAGGGGAAGAACCACAAGATAAAACCTTTGCTAGAGCTTTATCTATAGCTTCTCACCCTGACGAAGAACTATTAAGATTTGTTATGAGAACTAGTGAAAGTGAATTTAAACAAAGATGTTTAGTTATGGAAAAGGGAGATAGTGCAACTGTTACTAAAGCAACTGGAAGTTTTGGTTTTAAATTCTCTGATAAAGAAATTGTATTTTTGATTTCAGGTATAGGTATTGCTCCAATTATACCAATGCTTATGGAGCTTGAAAAAATAAATTATCAAGGTAAAGTTAGTCTATTCTATTCTAATAGAACTTTAGCTAAAACTACTTATCATGAAAGATTACAAGATTTTAATATTAAAAACTATAATTATAATCCTGTATTTACAGGTATACAACCTAGAATAAACATAGATTTATTAAAAGAAAAATTAGATGATATCTATGATGCACATTACTATATTATTGGTACAAGTGAATTTATAAAAACAATGAAAACACTTTTAGAAGAAAATCATATTGATAAAAAAAATTATTTAGTTGATAATTTTGGGTAA
- a CDS encoding GyrI-like domain-containing protein — protein MKYEWRKEEKKFYAAKEKAEILEIPKQQFIMIDGIGNPNETDFSNKVSALYSLAYSIKMLYKNMMKEEKDTEIKDFTVYPLEGIWKKLEEEKLDKSKLKYTIMIKQPDFITQKNFNDALEVVKKKKPSILYDEIYFNSIEEGKSIQVLHIGSYDDEPISFGKMEELMNELNLVRASDYHREIYLNNKNRTSTDKLKTILRYSIK, from the coding sequence ATGAAATATGAATGGAGAAAAGAAGAAAAGAAATTTTATGCTGCAAAAGAAAAAGCAGAAATCTTAGAAATCCCAAAGCAACAATTTATTATGATAGATGGGATTGGTAATCCAAATGAAACAGATTTTTCTAATAAAGTATCAGCATTGTATTCACTTGCATACTCAATAAAAATGCTATATAAAAATATGATGAAAGAAGAAAAAGATACTGAAATAAAAGATTTTACAGTGTATCCATTAGAAGGTATTTGGAAAAAGTTAGAAGAAGAAAAATTAGATAAGAGTAAGTTAAAATACACAATAATGATTAAACAACCAGATTTTATTACTCAAAAAAATTTTAATGATGCATTGGAAGTTGTAAAAAAGAAGAAACCAAGTATTTTGTATGATGAAATATATTTTAATAGCATAGAAGAAGGTAAATCAATCCAAGTTTTACATATAGGAAGTTATGATGATGAACCAATATCGTTTGGGAAAATGGAAGAGTTAATGAATGAATTAAATTTAGTTAGGGCTAGTGATTATCATAGAGAAATATATCTAAATAACAAAAACAGAACTTCAACAGATAAATTAAAGACGATTTTAAGATATTCTATAAAATAA